The following are encoded in a window of Bos indicus isolate NIAB-ARS_2022 breed Sahiwal x Tharparkar chromosome 7, NIAB-ARS_B.indTharparkar_mat_pri_1.0, whole genome shotgun sequence genomic DNA:
- the PGLS gene encoding 6-phosphogluconolactonase, which translates to MAAPAPRLISVFSSPQELGASLAQLVVQQAACCLADAGARFTLGLSGGSLVSMLARELPAAAAPAGPASLARWTLGFCDERLVPFEHAESTYGLYRTHLLSKLPIFDSQVITINPALPVEEAAEDYAKKLRQAFQGDSIPVFDLLILGVGPDGHTCSLFPDHPLLQEREKIVAPISDSPKPPPQRVTLTLPVLNAARTVIFVATGEGKAAILKRILEDKEENPLPAALVQPSAGKLCWFLDEAAARLLTVPFEKHSTL; encoded by the exons ATGGCCGCGCCGGCCCCCCGCCTCATCTCTGTCTTCTCGAGCCCGCAGGAGCTGGGTGCGTCTTTGGCGCAACTGGTAGTGCAGCAGGCAGCATGCTGCCTGGCGGATGCCGGCGCCCGCTTCACGCTCGGCTTGTCCGGCGGCAGCCTTGTCTCCATGCTAGCCCGCGAGCTGCCCGCTGCCGCCGCCCCCGCTGGACCCGCTAGCCTCGCGCGCTGGACGCTGGGCTTCTGCGACGAGCGCCTTGTGCCCTTCGAGCACGCCGAGAGCACGTACGGCCTGTACCGG ACCCACCTGCTCTCCAAGCTCCCTATCTTCGACAGCCAGGTGATCACCATCAACCCTGCATTGCCTGTGGAGGAGGCGGCTGAGGACTACGCCAAGAAGCTGAGACAG GCCTTCCAAGGGGACTCCATCCCGGTTTTTGACCTGCTGATTCTGGGTGTGGGTCCTGATGGCCACACCTGCTCACTCTTCCCAGACCACCCCCTCCTGCAG GAGCGGGAGAAAATTGTGGCCCCCATCAGTGACTCTCCGAAACCACCTCCGCAGCGCGTGACCCTCACTCTTCCCGTGCTGAACGCAGCTCGAACGGTCATCTTTGTGGCGACAGGAGAAGGCAAGGCAGCTATTCTGAAG CGCATTTTGGAGGACAAGGAGGAGAACCCACTCCCCGCCGCACTGGTTCAGCCCAGCGCTGGGAAACTTTGCTGGTTTCTGGACGAGGCAGCAGCCCGACTCCTGACCGTGCCCTTCGAGAAGCATTCCACTTTGTAA